From the Papaver somniferum cultivar HN1 chromosome 2, ASM357369v1, whole genome shotgun sequence genome, the window acgcatggtaacctttggaccaacgccaaaaccctagtttggctgctcctaaaccacgccaaggcatgccgaccatgccacatgtgccaatggcatgtcgcgccatccaccttgtcgcacctaagccatgccatgccggacttcccttcgcggctaccaaaacaaaggcgtgcgatgatcaacggccacccttccatcttagatgcaaatattagccgtccaaggtcgccaaccaacgcatggtaacctttggcccaacgccaaaaccctagtttggccgcggctaaaccacgccaaggcatgccgaccatgccacatgtgccaatggcattccgagccatccaccttgccgcgcataAGCCATGCCATGACGgactttccttcacggctgcaaaaacgaagtcgtgcgacaatcaacacctttccatcttagatgcaaatctcagccgtccaaggtcaccaaccaacacatggtaacctttggcccaacgccaaaaccctagttttggccacgcccaaactgctccaaggcatgccggccatgccacatgtgtcaatggcatgccagccacttgccgcgccataccatgccggccttctctatgcggttaccaaaacaatggcttgcgacaatcaacggacatccttccatctaagatgcaaatcttagccgtccaaggtcgccaaccaacacatggtaacctttggccacgcCTCAATGACGCCAatgcatgccagccatgccacatgtgccaatggcatgccaaccaccttgccgcgccataccatgccggccttccctatgcggcaacTAAAAAAAAGGCTTGTGAAGATCAAcagccacttttccatctaagatgagatcttagccgtctaaggttaccagctaacgcatggcaacctttggcccgacgccaagccctagtttggtcgcgcccaaacaaaaccaaaaccctaacttttggccgcacctaaactagtccatattaaagccgtactggtcatgctttcatgccactggctaccaaacgaagggttgcaataatcaacggctacccttcctctcaagatgcaaaatctcgaccgtcgaaggtcaccaccgagccggcaagtctcccaagctcaacttgccgaacaacaacatattacatgttttccacgaaaacactcgatacatcaacacatgtcacaaactggtggatgctcattgggtatcggTTTGGCAGTTTgcagcatgcggcgtacactacgcccgttataagacagtgtcataaggatgaggcggttagtaaatacagggagtaatggtgaaacgctttcttttatggaacatcaattccaggcgttaccggttaccacctcctcccatttactcatccgttttccatttcttacgagaccagaataTGTTTCACTACGActagtataaataggtcttacctatttccaccgaacaacaagttcaggtcaggaggatacaacactcagaaaatatttgctagctttccatcttttAGCTTCtcactttctaatacaagtcgtgaaacaattactcttccagaatcaactattctggtctcaacactctcttcgctttcctccccaaaaccaacccttctccttcactttgtgaccgaagcaagtatggaacggtcatttcttggtttaggccggatttgtacagattgatttctcgaatctaaagtactccctgcaatacattgtttagggtttgaactcgtttctcacccacacacccgaaattaccaaaatcagcagaaatcattttcaccctcaaacacctagtaaatttctcgtagacgtattaaaaggctcaataaatgtgctagtggagatattggtactcacgACTCCGTTTCCTTACATAGTGATGCCACGTCAgactaaggttttatgattttaaccctaagctaaaaaccaccatcaacactagttcaaatgactcaaatgaactagttggagagttgttcaattgcttagatcttaaagaagtatacaagacacagtcgaagcaaaacgatttgattcactcgaatcgattgatgaactttatagccacggtttgcaaacttgcattccttagttaatataagtttaagttcacgaataatcgtttttagaaaataaccaacttaagtacgcggactggtacgcggactggtacgcggacttaagtacccggaataagtttattttcaattcaaaaactctagcagaaattctcgggaagagaacctccgacagtacgcggactgggtatgcggactctagttccggtttttcctgagcagcaaagtacgcatactttggttcatggaataaggacttatacatgtatgagttaccacaaaatgcttatatccaaccatggttatataatcgaaactctcatttcaattattgaaacattcttagaggacgttatatagttgttgttcacacactattttttgtcaaagcaattttcaagtaattgaaacttaacatgactttcgtcactagtaaagatgtacttggacaaagcaaaagcttaccaacacatatttcgagaaatagataagcgagataaactcggctcgaaataacaaattttTATAATCAAcgtctatatagcaaaaccacttttgtctcaagataggagatagagtagatagatttttgagagatagataagttcaagtctccacataccttagtcgatgaagttccaccaattccttgagtagttcttcgtctttgtatgatgatctccatggagtcttgagctcaactacactttttatcttagtccgagacttagctataagtagactagaaatcaagacttctagttttgatcactaacattgacaaacatgcttgagatagcaatgcatgcgagttcgaacgagcaatgctctaacactaattaTGTTTCATAGaagaaacctaggttaatagagtACGACTGTAGCATACAACTAGGGCACATGAAAGtttcagggattgattttcctaGTTGTTTGAGtcttgtttgagggtaaaaatgaCATGCTGATTTTCTGGTAAAAAGTGGTGTAGGAGGCAAGTGATCGATGAAGCAAGTGATCGAAGTGACAAATCGCCTGAACCATTAACTAAATATACTGCACGAGAgttctttgagttcgagagactaatctgtaggaccctgtcctaaaccaagacaatggtcgttccagattcaattcggtcacaagaggaggagaagggtcaaTCTGTAGGGATGGAAGCTGAGATTTTGTGGAGATCAATGAAGATTGATCTGTTGgtgatgtgatgtgttgaactACTTTGAAGATGATTCTCTACATGTATAGACGAGAGAAATCTTATGAAAGTGTTTGATAATTGACAATGATGAGTCtgactttgttagagcatagatcggttgaactcaccatgcgtgggtatgtcaagtttggttgtcgtattttagtgtgtcaaaactcatctaaagtcgctcgATTGTAAACTAAAGTCAACTCCGTTTAGGTTGGACCTTAAAGTCTAGGAatgatgagacatacaagtataccctgaaaacctgaagaatgtgaagaagaagcgaactacaacgacaacatcatccttcctcttgaggttaataatatttacttgaactatttcattactAACGTATCTtgcaagtcgtgctatattgaaaacataaatgcgaagccgTATATACTGTACATGTTGTATactactctagtgatgtgacatggtcatatttgtatgatcatagtattagggaattagactacgaagtataacgcttatcttttgaatttatagatatgacatcgacataatcttgtatatactgttatgattatgtgaatgggtactaatggtgaagatttcatcctaggaaacaatgttttacatttttttaaaggaagtacattcatgaacttgttttatgaatcaaaagggaaatcattaggcttattggtacggctattcattgcaaatctttggattaattaccaatatgtgtgagatggtagaacgaccgtaactttgttatgtatcttggtacaactaatcacaagtgcctgacttatgactagtttttattaattagtgtaaccaatcctaagtaatcaccatgagatggtatgatcgatatttgtaattggtgtgaccgatcctggtaattggtgtgattgatcacagagtgttgtgtaatcgatccttgtaattggtgtaaccgatcctggtaactggtgagaccgatcacaagcaataccatgataatatggtaACTGGTTCTGGTAAtttatgtaaccgatcctggtaactaatgtaaccggtcctggtaacttggttgaccgatcacaagtgttttcATATtgaggtgtaaccgatcctagtatgtgTTTTGATCAAacacatagtaatcttggaatacaggtgaaccaattctaaacttgtttggaagtgtggtataattgattccaagaatgtaaatccatgtaaatatgaataaggatttacagtaaagagatgtcaacatactttgaacacgtacaataactcttatcatttattgttcaaagatattgctTAATACTGAAGGAGATCATGtgccaaaataaattgagaatcttttaattaaggtttttggttttatatgcttcaattaccagcaattaaatgcatatctctagagaataaaaattagtaatgtgcatatactaattagagattttctattgagatatttcggaagttttggacaagcatttattggaattaggaaaaccgaatttcgttattcattgcatatcttgagaatattttcggttttggaaattcctaggtgtccaaacatccttggtctataaatacctaagtatgcatttctagcaaactatcctaagatccaggcaaacttcattcttgttttttctggtggagccgtctaatcggataggaaagtatcctaattaggtgaaatctcttgtgTCCGCTcctttaaagacttatgtgggatcaagaagctctacaggtaccgttggtgagaaactagataattgcagtgttattagttttcgattgatttgattgactaatggttattgaaactttgattgcacctggtttatttattcttgagaatcttctcttctgatataagattcactcaaactagattgaagtatcgacgggatctttagaactgtttgtagatctaaagacatcttgtgataattcattgttaacagacttcattttgtattggatttatcacaagagattcaagtggtgttgtgcaggtgtttattgaagatcaaagaagatttgaagacgaaaaatatTTTGTTCCCATATCgatggtgtgcacaaaccttgatcggcttggatccaactagaatcagatttattcgactgattagttgcgtgagatcggcatcgctttataatttctcgttgagatctatactgattgattgtgaatctaaacttgactactttggtagttattggatagattgatctaaccaggcaaaggagtttattaaattaaacggaagagcctttgcgtatgacttgagatatctttatcttgaaagaattgaaagagttgttaccaaacaaatttgttattcctttactgtttggaatacgatccaaaggaattgttccagtgcgtgcactcattgaagtcgaaagcgcaaggatactgaggaaactaagtgaactaggggtagttgtttggtctcaactatacgaagttggtgtagattttgtataacggcttaattatgagagtattcaattatggacttgtaaccggggtttttctgcatttgtagttttcctcgttaacaaaatcttgttgtgtcttttacttttctatttccgcaattataattgtttattataattaaaagtgaaatacacaaatgttaactccgatatacttgatagtaatcTTATAGAGTTTAGTTAAATCCGAAcctcgtattgtctcgatctcgtatccatagacaatcatacaaagtgtgaataccgattttttgcattgtctcgactttgtccatagacgatcgctctcggtaagaggacttataggtggataattaaaatattatggtgtattttggtaccctcatcttttcaattggcatcagggcagaaaaacacgaaaagatctaacaatctgtgtttggtgcgatccaacctatataaGATATGAGtcgaaataagaaaagaaaagttaaaCTTATGAAGGACTCAGTTAACgtacatcaagatgttgagaataacCTCTCAAAAAGGGTCAACGGAAATTGGTCTCATGATTCTTTTCTGAAATCAAGAACAAAGTCTATGACTGATAACTTGATCGAGAATCATGTTCAGAAAAGAATGAATCCAAAACAAAAGGAACAAGTACCTATTTCAAAGAATGTTTTGGATCGGACTCCAATTACTAGTGAAAGATCTTATGTTTCTAtttcagaaaaaaagaagaacCTTGATTTACTATCCTGTTATAATCCTGAATTAATGGCTGGGTTACAATGGTTTTTCAACAAAGTCAAAACCTTTtcagaagcaggaaaatccattgACAGTCTGGAAAatgtcctagaacttattgttcaactaaatgtaagaatttgtgaaggaaaGCGTGAAACACTCAgccttcaaaataatctggcagactatttggaacaaaaattggctttGTGTAATGAAGTGAATCAGCAAACTTCAGAGTGTGAACATCTTACACAATCACTAGAACATTCACAGATAAGGAATAAAATACTTATAGAAGACTTTCTAATAGAATCATGTCAAAAGGTATACCTTGATAAATGTTTAGAGAAACATTTTCAAgaaggaatggataccttaagaggacatacCGAAAGTCTTGAAAGAAAAATATCTGCAATCTGTTTGATGTCAGATCAACACTATTTGGGTTCGAATAAAAAATATATACCATCCTGGGATCAGAAAAATAATCAAGAATATAGTGTCTCGCAATATTCCTGATGAAAAGTATGTATCAGAAACAATCGAAACCCATATGAGGACACAAGATCATGTCCCTAAAGATAAGAAGAAAATGTTGCTTCAATGGTACTTGGTGAGAAAAACCTCTCTCACCCCAACACTTAACAATGTTGGaaagtgcatccttacaatgcccaatctttTGATGTAAGGAATCACAAGCATCTGGGAATCAGGAATCCTGTTAACTTCTCTTAATCGACATAGAGAGAATACACAATCTACCTGAAGGTATTTAATAAATCTTCATGTGcagaaaagttgtcttacaacaacttgtgtaaacatgATGAGTTTGCTTGTCTAGAAGTATTTTTAGATACATGATTTTGAAGATTGATTCTTTTCGAAAAATCTTTATGATTTGGAAACACATAAGATGCGAAAATATTTTCGAATCTGgttagaattatttatttaaggataATAATGTTTGGTATGTGTTGAAATCCACTGGTATATGTACTCATCTTGTTTGAGAACTTATACTAAAATATGtatcctcaaaccagatctcaagctaaGATCTTCGTCGAACGCCGCAACAATCTACAACATATATCGACAAGTTAAGGatttagaatcggtttatgtgtgaaAGTCGAGATAACCGATTGTTAGGAATCGGATTATATGAGCAATTATAAATCTCGATTAAAGACTTGACGATTTCAGCCTTTATCATCGGTTCACGTTGCAtaacatgtaatccgattttcgGCCTCATTTTTCCTAAGACATTTCGTATtcacaatcggattacatatacacgTAAATGAACCGATTGTGTATTTTACGTGAATATCCAAGTGAAGGAATCAGCAAATGTACATTACCGACAAAAACCGATTTTGGTCACGTACCCATCGCGCAAAAAATTTACTACAATAGGATTATATGATGATGAACAACAACTGATTATTGtacccaatttggggattttacccaaaatcggtttatgtgatgatatcgagtaaaccgattctgagAATCGGTTTATTTTGGAAAAATTTCCCTTTTTGGGCGATCGATACGTGgaaatacatgtttgtagatcATTACAACTCATACCTGTCTATTTGAAGtattatcaccttcttcttccggACGATATTTTTCTTatgcttgaataatatcctcaatCATTCTTTGGTTTACATGATCTTTTTCATTCAACAATTTATCCAACTTGGTAGGATCAAAATCAAGATTATTtgatgcacccacttcttcatcactactagagtcttcatcgtcactataaagtttcatttttgctaacaatattacaaaccctagtttttctttttttctttacttcttctttccctccaaaccttagaagaggaaatgatttcctactctaatcctaacactataatcaaactcaaaaaataattaatttaactaatactaacttaattaatcatcactaatgaaTAAGGACATAATAGGCATTAACATAAATATGTGGATAAGAGGTTTTTAGAAATTACTTCTTAATGATCCTTTTTGTTTTTTAGTCATAGGCCCCAAATAATCACACTAAGCTCCAAAATAGCcatgcaaaaaaacaaaaatcgtTCTAACTAATGGACTGCTGGGCCAAAAACTTGGGACAAGCCCAGACAGAATACAAAGGCTTGTAACCAAGGCATAATGCAATACATCTCACACCAAGGTCACGAGACCAGAAAAGCTCACATGCATGATCAACTCCATTTCAACATTTCAACagttgtgtgttcaatctggtttTTCTTTTGGTGAACTTATACAGACAAGATTTTTATATATTGATCATCAATCTAGCTACATGATTACAAGTCACGAACTTTGAGAACTTGCAACGTTTAACTTCAAACTAAAAATACAGACTAatggaaaaacagaaaaaaacAACTGAAAATAGACAAACATATTAGGCTCCTGTGACCATCTAACTTCATTTCAAGCTAGCTTTTCACATTATTTGGCGAAGCTTAAAGACATACAGGTTTTGGTACTGCCTTCAACAAGGATGCCTTCCTCAATGACATACCCATTTTATCACTCTTGTCCAAGGTTTCAGGAGTAACACCATCTTCTAGAGACCATTCAAAAGATTGGAGCAATGATCCTAGCACAAGGTGAAGCATTTGGTTACCCAAAGGAAGCCCTGGGCAAATACGTCGGCCAGCTCCAAATGGTAAGAACTCGAAATTTTGCCCACGATAATCAACGGTGGAATCTAAAAACCGTTCTGGGTTGAATGCCAATGGTGCATCCCAGGAAGCTGGATCTCTTCCGAGTCCCCAAACATTCACGAACACTTGAGTTCCTTGTGGTATGATATACCCCATCAATTCGGTATCTTTAATCACGCTACGAGGTACTAGTAATGGAATCGGTGGGTGTAGCCTCAATGTTTCTTTAATCACTGCTCGTAGATAGGGTAAATTATCGATATCACTCTCTTCGAAACTCCTTTTATGACCGACAACTTGAGTAATTTCAGCTCCAACTTTTTTCATTGTTGCTGGATTAGTGAGTAGTTCCGTCATCGCCCATTCTACAGTACTGTTTGTTGTCTCTGTAGCTCCCATGAATAACTCCTGCATGGATTCACAGAAAATTAAGTAAAGAAAAATCTACGTGCATATAGTACACATAATTAAGAGTTTGTACTCACAAGTATGAAAATATTGAGATTGGTGTCTGAAATCTTGGTTGGCTCATCTTTGCCATTCCCTTCGAATTCTAACAGAACATCCAAGAAATCTTTGTCTTTGTTCTTGCGTTCTTCTTCACTCATGCATCTACGTTCCTTAACAAAACCACCAACAACTTCAAGAACTTCCaacattttattttccattttcttcttcagacCTTGTGGATCAATGGGTCTCAACGTAGGGAAGAAATCGGCTATATTAGGCCTCGCTGCAAGCTCTACTAGATCAGAAGTAACGTCAAAGAAATGATTTCCCTTCGTAGACTTAGGATCTAAAAGATCCTTAGAGATCATAAGGTTTGAGATTAAGTTAAACGAAGTAGCAAAAACAAAGCGTGCAATCGCCACACTGTTACCGGTCTCTTTGGCTTCCTCACCAATCCATGCTATCAACTTATCAACACATCTCCGACGTAGAGGAGCTGTATCCAGTATACGTTTTCGAGAGAAAAGCTCGGTTGTACAAATACGTCTCAACATACGCCAATACGGTCCATACGGACCAAGTGTAATTGTACCATTATAATTCTCACATATCTTCAAAGCTTCATTCAAGTACCTATTACAGAAAGTATTATCATGGTTTTTGAACATTTCCATGGCGCCTTCAGCCGAAGAAATAACAAGAGTGTTAACGAACCCTAAACGCAACCAAATAAGTGGTCCGTACTTGATTTGCAACTTTGCTAAACTTGCATGAGGTGCCATACCAAGATCCAAGATGTTCCCGATAATCGGCCATCCCGGTGGACCGGGTGGTAAACGGCTAGTTGAAGCTGCAACTTTCGATCGGTTTCGGATTAGAAGAAGAACATAACTTGCCGCTGCTAAACAGAAAGCTGTGTAAATCATAACTGGGTCAGTTGTAGGAGGTATTATCCCCATAACTGCAAATGACGTGATGATAtgaatttttttctctttaatttttcgaAACTCGAAAGCTGAGAGTAGTTCTAACTTCTAAGTTCAGTGTTTTGATCCCTATATATATTGGTTCCGCACGTAGAAAATCCCACTTTTTTTTTCTATCAAAGTTTTGTGTTTTCTTGTGCTAATTATCAAAGTATTTAAAATATGTATTTGTGTGCGAAACACGACTAATATGATAATAGCTGTTCTTAGTCGTGGGTCATTGGTGCTGACTATGAAAATCTTCACCAACCTAATTTGTTTGCTTAGGCAAATTGAAAATAGAGATGAAAATCACACATACTGTTAATTATTTGAACGAATCAGGAATTTCTAAGATGAAGCCCTTTAAGTTGAAATTTATTCGCTCAGTGACACTACTGCGCTTAAACTTATCATGGTATGGTTGAAACAATAATTTCTTCACAGAACGAGATCAACAGCTCGCCGAAGTTTCTTCACAGActgaaaataatttattttataatAGAAAGAAAATTCGATAAAATCAACTGACAAATCTCTAACTAAGATGTTGAATTTAAAATGAAGTGACCCTGTGCGATTTGTAAATCATAggatatttatttacaaaaggaTAATATTTATTCAAACTAAGTAAATATGGATTTACTTAAGAACAAATTAAATatatactacaaattaacttgtATTGGACTCTCAAAATTAGCCACTCATAACGATTAGGTACTACGATACGTAATAGCAAAGTCAAATTTTCTCTAGAAGCTGACTCTTAATCAAATTCGAAAATTTGTTTAATTTTGTCAAACAACAGATCTTTACCTTTTAGTAGAAAGTAGAAACCCAAACGAATTTTATGCGCATATGTTTCAAAAAATTTAGACACGGTCGCGGTAGCTGTTTTCTCTGGCCATAATTTGTTGTCATGCATAGTCAAGAAAACGAGTATGACGTGCAAAAACCTAGAAAAATGAATGCTATTACAGTTTCATAGACATTCCATTAGGCTTACGTGAGACTCAAACCAACGTACGTGACTTCTGAAAAATAACTGTATGTGAGACATTCCATATGCATGATGATGGCTGTTTTGAAATTGAGGGTGAAA encodes:
- the LOC113348182 gene encoding cytochrome P450 76A2-like, whose protein sequence is MGIIPPTTDPVMIYTAFCLAAASYVLLLIRNRSKVAASTSRLPPGPPGWPIIGNILDLGMAPHASLAKLQIKYGPLIWLRLGFVNTLVISSAEGAMEMFKNHDNTFCNRYLNEALKICENYNGTITLGPYGPYWRMLRRICTTELFSRKRILDTAPLRRRCVDKLIAWIGEEAKETGNSVAIARFVFATSFNLISNLMISKDLLDPKSTKGNHFFDVTSDLVELAARPNIADFFPTLRPIDPQGLKKKMENKMLEVLEVVGGFVKERRCMSEEERKNKDKDFLDVLLEFEGNGKDEPTKISDTNLNIFILELFMGATETTNSTVEWAMTELLTNPATMKKVGAEITQVVGHKRSFEESDIDNLPYLRAVIKETLRLHPPIPLLVPRSVIKDTELMGYIIPQGTQVFVNVWGLGRDPASWDAPLAFNPERFLDSTVDYRGQNFEFLPFGAGRRICPGLPLGNQMLHLVLGSLLQSFEWSLEDGVTPETLDKSDKMGMSLRKASLLKAVPKPVCL